From Methanococcus maripaludis, the proteins below share one genomic window:
- the lysS gene encoding lysine--tRNA ligase, which produces MHWADATSEKIMKKRNAEEYVVSSGITPSGHIHIGNARETLTADAVYKGMLKKGAEAKLIFIADDYDPLRKLYPFLPKEFEKYIGMPLSEIPCPQGCCKSYADHFLMPFLNSLEDLGVEITTHRANECYKAGMYNEAIITALENRLKIKELLDSYRKEPLADDWYPLNVVCEKCGKMHETKVTSYNSEDKTITYVCKCGFENTVQPFNGIGKLPWRVDWPARWNIFGVTAEPMGKDHAASGGSYDTGIKIARQIFNYQAPEKMVYEWIQLKIGDKAMPMSSSSGVVFAVKDWTEICHPEVLRFLILKGKPTKHIDFDLKAISNLVDDYDELERKYFELIEKQKTEELNDNENEKISLYELVTPKIPERLPLQVAYRFCSIIAQIALDKETQKIDMERVFDILGRNGYNPAEFSEYDKSRLEKRLYMSKKWASDYGENLEINDFEQAKEQYETLSEEQKAWLKAFSKEVENIEIDANTIHELMYETATKLNLAPKEAFVASYKILLGKNYGPKLGSFLASLKKEFVIGRFNLTE; this is translated from the coding sequence ATGCACTGGGCTGATGCAACATCGGAAAAAATCATGAAAAAAAGAAATGCAGAGGAATACGTGGTATCAAGTGGAATTACTCCATCTGGTCACATTCACATTGGGAATGCAAGGGAAACATTAACTGCAGATGCAGTTTACAAGGGCATGCTAAAAAAAGGTGCAGAAGCTAAATTAATTTTTATTGCGGACGATTATGATCCTTTAAGAAAATTATATCCATTTTTACCAAAAGAATTTGAAAAATACATAGGAATGCCGTTAAGTGAAATTCCATGCCCACAAGGTTGCTGTAAAAGCTATGCAGATCATTTTTTAATGCCGTTTTTAAACAGTCTTGAAGATTTAGGCGTTGAAATTACTACCCATAGGGCAAATGAATGCTATAAAGCTGGAATGTACAACGAAGCAATTATAACTGCACTTGAAAACCGGTTAAAAATCAAAGAACTTCTCGATTCTTACCGAAAAGAACCACTTGCTGATGATTGGTATCCTTTAAACGTTGTATGTGAAAAATGCGGTAAAATGCACGAAACAAAAGTTACCAGTTACAATTCTGAAGACAAAACAATAACTTACGTTTGTAAATGCGGATTTGAAAACACGGTTCAACCATTTAACGGCATTGGAAAGCTTCCGTGGAGAGTTGACTGGCCTGCAAGATGGAATATATTTGGAGTTACTGCTGAACCGATGGGAAAAGACCACGCAGCGTCAGGCGGTTCATACGATACAGGAATTAAGATTGCAAGACAGATTTTCAACTACCAAGCACCAGAAAAAATGGTTTACGAGTGGATTCAGTTAAAAATCGGGGATAAGGCAATGCCAATGTCTTCTTCATCAGGAGTTGTATTTGCAGTAAAAGACTGGACTGAAATCTGCCACCCTGAAGTTTTAAGATTTTTAATTTTAAAAGGAAAACCAACAAAACACATAGATTTTGATTTAAAAGCAATTTCAAATTTAGTTGACGATTACGACGAACTTGAAAGAAAATACTTTGAATTAATCGAAAAACAAAAAACTGAAGAATTAAACGACAACGAAAATGAAAAAATAAGTTTATATGAACTTGTTACACCAAAAATACCTGAAAGATTACCATTACAAGTTGCATACAGGTTCTGTTCAATTATTGCTCAGATTGCACTCGATAAAGAAACCCAAAAAATTGATATGGAAAGAGTTTTCGACATTTTGGGAAGAAATGGATACAATCCAGCAGAATTTTCAGAATACGACAAATCAAGGCTTGAAAAAAGGCTTTATATGTCTAAAAAATGGGCATCCGACTACGGTGAAAATTTAGAAATAAATGATTTTGAGCAAGCAAAAGAGCAGTACGAAACACTCTCAGAAGAGCAAAAAGCATGGTTAAAAGCATTTTCCAAAGAAGTAGAAAATATCGAAATTGATGCGAACACGATTCACGAATTGATGTATGAAACTGCAACAAAATTAAATCTTGCACCAAAAGAAGCGTTTGTTGCATCATACAAAATACTTCTCGGTAAAAACTACGGGCCAAAGTTAGGAAGCTTTTTAGCATCCCTTAAAAAAGAGTTCGTAATTGGAAGATTTAATTTAACAGAATAA
- a CDS encoding 2-oxoacid:ferredoxin oxidoreductase subunit beta: protein MHPSLKYMRKDRLPHIFCSGCGNGIVLNCFTNALDKLALKNEDYIAISGIGCSSRVSGYLFCDSLHTTHGRPIAFALGTKVIQNDKKVVVFTGDGDLSAIGGNHFIHGCRRNIDITVICINNNIYGMTGGQCSPTTPHEKKATTAPYGNPENPLDLCELAKAAGATYVARWTTANPIQLANSIKKGMEKKGFSFIEVVSQCPTYYGRFNVSRKPSEMMKNLKESAVTLRKSENMETEELLNKIVVGEFLNIEKPEYVEQLKKLQE, encoded by the coding sequence ATGCATCCTTCGCTAAAATACATGAGAAAGGACCGGTTACCACACATATTTTGTTCCGGTTGTGGTAATGGTATTGTTTTAAACTGCTTTACAAATGCTCTTGATAAATTAGCCCTTAAAAACGAAGATTACATCGCAATTTCAGGTATTGGATGTTCTTCAAGAGTTTCAGGCTATCTCTTTTGTGATTCTCTTCATACAACTCACGGAAGACCAATAGCTTTTGCGCTTGGAACCAAAGTAATTCAAAACGATAAAAAAGTTGTCGTATTTACTGGAGATGGTGACCTCTCAGCAATTGGTGGAAATCACTTTATTCACGGATGCAGGAGAAACATTGACATAACTGTAATCTGTATAAACAATAATATTTACGGAATGACTGGAGGACAATGTTCACCAACAACTCCGCACGAGAAAAAAGCAACAACAGCACCTTACGGAAACCCTGAAAACCCGCTTGATTTATGCGAACTTGCAAAAGCAGCAGGGGCAACTTATGTTGCAAGATGGACAACTGCAAACCCGATTCAACTTGCAAATTCAATTAAAAAAGGAATGGAAAAGAAAGGATTTTCATTTATTGAAGTAGTTTCACAGTGTCCGACATACTACGGAAGATTCAATGTTTCGAGAAAACCTTCTGAAATGATGAAAAATTTAAAAGAGAGTGCTGTAACTCTTAGAAAATCAGAAAACATGGAAACGGAAGAACTTTTGAACAAAATAGTTGTTGGGGAGTTTTTAAATATTGAAAAACCAGAATATGTCGAACAGCTTAAAAAATTACAGGAATAA
- a CDS encoding 2-oxoacid:ferredoxin oxidoreductase subunit gamma: protein MRKEIRFSGFGGQGIILAGVILGRAASLYAGKEAVQTQSYGPEARGGASKSEVVISETEIDFPKVIQPDILVSMSQPAFDKYGYDLKENARVIVDRDLVTLPESYEEKYEVYKVPFTEIANKEVGLGIVANIVMLGALTKLAGLVSKEEVEKALLDSIPKGTEKKNLMAFEKGYVYL from the coding sequence ATGAGAAAAGAGATAAGATTTTCAGGTTTTGGCGGTCAGGGAATAATTTTAGCAGGTGTTATCTTAGGGCGTGCTGCATCCCTTTATGCTGGAAAAGAAGCAGTTCAAACACAGAGCTACGGTCCTGAGGCAAGAGGGGGGGCCAGTAAATCTGAAGTTGTAATTTCTGAAACTGAAATAGATTTTCCAAAAGTAATTCAGCCAGATATCCTCGTTTCAATGTCGCAACCTGCTTTTGATAAATATGGCTATGATTTAAAAGAAAATGCGAGAGTAATTGTTGATAGGGATTTAGTAACTCTTCCTGAATCTTACGAAGAAAAATACGAAGTATACAAAGTTCCATTTACTGAAATTGCAAACAAGGAAGTTGGACTTGGAATTGTTGCAAATATTGTAATGCTTGGTGCACTAACGAAATTGGCAGGACTGGTTTCAAAAGAAGAAGTTGAAAAAGCACTTCTTGACAGTATCCCAAAAGGAACCGAAAAAAAGAATTTAATGGCTTTTGAAAAAGGTTACGTTTACCTTTAA
- a CDS encoding DHH family phosphoesterase, which yields MIENCKICGGTGKKVVKYAECPECEGTGYLEEFETKSHFKNASKNSKYDFDDEEIPCPTCNGSGKIPEYEDCDYCNGTGKVVKCDSCGCEIGKYPEDKDLKICENCKQKEDVKNDNKKVVYVLDNMFTMNDLEEGKFYKGKINRTEKYGVFVQLNEKTRGLLRFREVVGKRPSDFKIGDEIIVQVSELKLEKRELDLRYVPIAGYKLEKLEKEHELIDIKEIFDTGLMNMKDKVIRVQGEVLQAAQTPGPTVFTITDGSEVAWVAAFESAGVRTHPDVIMGSIIDVVGSVSVRDGKLQIERMKLVKLEGDEEQKVKDKIDVELDKKAEPESDIEFLVESDILEKLRPKMADVAKRIRRAVLDGRPVIIRHHADTDGYCGGIALEKAIVPILEKFSMDSGAQWHYFRRSPSKAPFYELEDVTKDLLFSIEDYLRFGQKMPLIVLVDNGSTDEDIPAVSQVKAYDIEVVVVDHHFPGEVIDGKVEIDEFVEAHVNPYLVGGDSNLTAGALATEVARMINSDVTDLVEHLPGIAVVGDHAKGDAVEAYIKIALERLTKCSAEFGSGKIYSREDVEKIGQCMDFEAFYLKFMNGMGIVEDIYGMNKKDFARHEKLIKILYERAMAMVDRQMKAVRPAIKTKTLPNGIIFNTLDVEKYAHKFTFPAPGKTCGFAHDSIVEQYEPGTPVITLSYGPDFGVVRATDAVSEKFNFNLNHIVTQFIDEIPEASLDGGGHECAGSLKFVEGLREKVINRFAEVVLEMKEKD from the coding sequence ATGATAGAAAACTGTAAAATATGTGGCGGAACCGGAAAAAAGGTAGTAAAATACGCGGAATGTCCGGAATGCGAAGGAACAGGATATTTAGAAGAGTTTGAAACAAAAAGTCATTTTAAAAATGCTTCCAAAAATTCAAAATACGATTTTGATGACGAGGAAATTCCATGCCCGACATGCAATGGATCTGGAAAAATTCCCGAATATGAAGATTGCGATTACTGCAACGGAACCGGAAAAGTTGTAAAATGCGACTCTTGTGGTTGTGAAATTGGAAAATACCCTGAAGACAAGGATTTAAAGATTTGTGAAAACTGTAAACAAAAAGAAGACGTAAAGAACGATAATAAAAAAGTAGTTTATGTTTTAGACAACATGTTTACCATGAACGACCTTGAAGAAGGCAAATTTTACAAAGGAAAAATTAACAGAACTGAAAAATACGGGGTATTTGTCCAGTTGAATGAAAAAACAAGAGGTCTTTTAAGATTTAGGGAAGTTGTTGGAAAAAGACCAAGCGATTTTAAAATCGGAGACGAAATTATTGTTCAAGTTTCTGAATTAAAACTCGAAAAAAGAGAACTTGATTTAAGATATGTTCCAATTGCAGGATACAAGCTCGAAAAACTCGAAAAAGAACACGAATTAATCGATATCAAGGAAATATTCGATACCGGATTAATGAATATGAAAGATAAAGTTATTAGGGTTCAAGGAGAAGTTCTCCAGGCAGCTCAAACTCCAGGTCCAACTGTATTTACTATTACAGATGGTTCAGAAGTTGCATGGGTTGCTGCATTTGAATCTGCAGGAGTTAGGACGCACCCTGATGTAATAATGGGTTCGATTATTGATGTAGTTGGTTCAGTATCTGTAAGAGATGGAAAACTTCAGATAGAAAGGATGAAGCTTGTAAAACTCGAAGGCGATGAAGAACAAAAAGTAAAAGACAAAATAGATGTTGAACTTGACAAAAAAGCAGAACCTGAAAGCGACATTGAATTTTTAGTTGAAAGCGACATATTGGAAAAATTAAGGCCAAAAATGGCAGATGTTGCAAAAAGGATTCGAAGAGCAGTTTTGGATGGAAGACCTGTAATTATCAGGCATCACGCAGATACTGATGGTTACTGCGGTGGAATTGCACTTGAAAAAGCAATAGTTCCTATTTTGGAGAAATTTTCAATGGATTCTGGTGCACAGTGGCACTACTTTAGAAGAAGCCCTTCAAAAGCTCCATTTTATGAGTTAGAAGATGTAACAAAAGATCTGTTATTTTCAATTGAAGATTACTTAAGATTTGGACAGAAAATGCCGTTAATCGTTCTTGTAGATAACGGAAGTACGGATGAAGATATTCCTGCAGTGTCCCAGGTCAAAGCATACGATATTGAAGTTGTTGTAGTTGACCACCACTTCCCTGGCGAAGTAATTGATGGAAAAGTAGAAATTGATGAATTTGTTGAAGCACACGTAAATCCCTACCTTGTTGGAGGGGACAGCAATCTTACAGCAGGTGCTTTAGCAACAGAAGTTGCAAGAATGATAAATTCAGACGTGACTGACCTTGTTGAACATTTACCTGGTATTGCAGTTGTTGGGGACCACGCAAAAGGCGATGCTGTAGAAGCATACATAAAAATAGCTCTTGAAAGACTTACAAAATGCAGTGCAGAATTTGGATCTGGAAAAATATATTCAAGAGAAGACGTTGAAAAAATTGGACAGTGCATGGATTTTGAAGCATTTTACTTGAAATTCATGAATGGAATGGGTATCGTAGAAGATATTTACGGAATGAACAAAAAAGACTTTGCAAGACATGAAAAACTCATAAAAATACTTTATGAAAGAGCAATGGCAATGGTTGACAGGCAAATGAAAGCTGTACGTCCTGCAATAAAAACAAAAACCTTACCAAATGGAATTATTTTCAACACATTAGATGTTGAAAAATATGCACACAAGTTTACATTCCCGGCTCCCGGAAAAACATGTGGATTTGCACACGATTCAATTGTTGAACAGTATGAACCAGGCACTCCAGTAATTACCCTTTCATACGGGCCTGATTTTGGAGTAGTTCGTGCAACAGATGCAGTAAGTGAAAAATTCAACTTTAACTTAAATCATATAGTAACTCAGTTTATCGATGAAATTCCTGAAGCATCCCTCGATGGTGGAGGACATGAATGTGCGGGAAGTTTGAAGTTTGTTGAAGGATTAAGAGAAAAAGTAATAAATAGATTTGCAGAAGTAGTTTTAGAAATGAAAGAAAAAGATTAA